One genomic window of Ignavibacteriota bacterium includes the following:
- a CDS encoding amidohydrolase: MTVDVHTHILPPDWPDLKARYGYGGFVQLEHHGPGCAHMLLDGKHFRTIEANSWDPAARLVDCARTAVDVQVLSTVPVMFSYWARPDDALDLSKLLNDHIASVVAEHPRRFIGLGTVPLQSASHAIAELERCVRELGLAGIEIGSHVNEWNLDDPALFPVFEAAADLGAAVFVHPWDMMGQDRMRRYWLPWLVGMPAETSLAICSMIFGGVLERLPALRVAFAHGGGSFPATLGRIEHGFRVRPDLCAVDNTVNPREYLGRIWFDSLVHDPDMLRHLVRLAGEDYVILGSDYPFPLGEAEPGALIRSIDDMPPRVKDKLLADNAFAWLGLDGAPYRAQHTVQRP; this comes from the coding sequence ATGACCGTCGACGTCCACACACACATACTGCCGCCGGACTGGCCCGACCTCAAGGCCCGGTACGGCTACGGCGGCTTCGTGCAGCTCGAGCATCACGGGCCGGGCTGCGCGCACATGCTCCTCGACGGAAAACACTTCCGCACCATCGAGGCGAATTCATGGGATCCCGCCGCGCGGCTCGTTGATTGCGCGCGAACGGCGGTGGACGTGCAGGTGTTGTCGACCGTGCCGGTGATGTTCAGCTACTGGGCGCGGCCCGACGACGCCCTCGATCTTTCGAAACTGTTGAACGATCACATCGCGTCGGTGGTGGCCGAGCATCCTCGACGTTTCATCGGACTCGGCACCGTGCCGTTACAATCGGCATCACACGCGATCGCCGAACTCGAGCGCTGCGTGCGCGAACTCGGACTGGCGGGCATAGAAATCGGCTCTCACGTGAACGAGTGGAATCTCGACGATCCCGCGCTGTTCCCCGTCTTTGAAGCCGCGGCCGATCTTGGCGCGGCCGTCTTTGTCCATCCGTGGGACATGATGGGTCAGGACAGGATGCGGCGGTACTGGCTGCCGTGGCTCGTCGGCATGCCCGCCGAAACATCGCTCGCGATCTGCTCGATGATTTTCGGCGGTGTGCTCGAACGCCTGCCCGCGCTGCGCGTGGCCTTCGCGCATGGCGGCGGCTCCTTTCCGGCGACACTCGGCCGCATAGAACACGGCTTCCGGGTGAGGCCCGATCTCTGCGCGGTCGACAACACCGTGAATCCGCGCGAGTATCTCGGGCGGATCTGGTTCGATTCGCTCGTCCACGATCCCGACATGCTGCGACATCTCGTCCGACTGGCCGGAGAAGATTACGTGATATTGGGGTCCGATTATCCGTTTCCCCTCGGCGAAGCGGAGCCCGGCGCGCTCATCCGCTCGATCGACGACATGCCTCCGCGTGTGAAGGACAAGCTTCTGGCGGACAACGCCTTCGCCTGGCTCGGCCTCGACGGCGCGCCCTATCGCGCGCAGCACACGGTGCAGCGGCCATGA